CGAATCAATGAAATATGAGGTGATCGTAATGGGAGCGTCTTCGGGGGGATTGAATGCAATCAAAACGGTTTTAACGCTGCTATCGGCCGATTTTGCCATTCCTATCATTTTAGTACAACACGTTTCACCTCGTTCGGACGGACAATGGATTCGATCACTTCACGTTACCGGTCTCAACATAAAAGAGGCCGATGAAAAAGAAACGATCCAAAAAGGAAACGTTTATGTAGCTCCGCCTAATTATCATTTGTTGATAGAAACGGATAAAACATTTTCTCTGACGATCGATACAAGAGTCAATTTTGCAAGACCCTCCATCGATGTTCTTTTTGAATCTGCCGCTGATGCGTATCGGGAAAAAATAGTCGGAATTATTTTCACCGGCGCCAATTCGGATGGTGCGATCGGATTGAAAAGAATCAAAGAGTTGGGAGGAACTACAATCGTTCAAGATCCTAATTTTTCAGAATCGCGATACATGCCCGAGGCGGCGATTTCATTGATGCCGGTCGATTACGTTCTTCCGTTGGAAAAAATCGCCGAACTGTTGAATACATTCGATAAGGATAATTGAGTTAGAATGTTATGGAACTAAAAATCAAAACCAAACTGTTATTCGGATTTTCGGTTATATTGCTTACGCTTATTGTCGCGTCCCTATTTGCAATCGATAAACTCGCAGAATCCAATAAGCGTTTGTTGAATCTCGTAGATGTCTCATCTAAAAGAATCAACTTATCCAACGAAATTTTGGTTTTTATTCTGGAATCGACTCGTCAGGAAAAAAACATCATTCTGGAAAAAAATCATTCGAGAAGAGTCTATTATAAAGAAAGAATATACGCTGCCGCCGATGCCGCCGATAAAAAAATAGCCGATCTGGAACCTTTACTGGAAGAGGGGGAAAGGATTATTTTGAATGAAATCAAATTTGCCTGGGTCGATTTTAGAAAAGATCTGGATCAACTCGTTGTGTATTCGTTAAACGGACAGACTGAAAAAGCGTTTGAGATA
This is a stretch of genomic DNA from Leptospira tipperaryensis. It encodes these proteins:
- a CDS encoding chemotaxis protein CheB, with the translated sequence MKYEVIVMGASSGGLNAIKTVLTLLSADFAIPIILVQHVSPRSDGQWIRSLHVTGLNIKEADEKETIQKGNVYVAPPNYHLLIETDKTFSLTIDTRVNFARPSIDVLFESAADAYREKIVGIIFTGANSDGAIGLKRIKELGGTTIVQDPNFSESRYMPEAAISLMPVDYVLPLEKIAELLNTFDKDN